A DNA window from Jaculus jaculus isolate mJacJac1 chromosome 1, mJacJac1.mat.Y.cur, whole genome shotgun sequence contains the following coding sequences:
- the Habp2 gene encoding hyaluronan-binding protein 2 translates to MFARVSDLHVLLLIAVVGKSAIGFFLMPFIDPPDPDWTPDNYYYSYESANPEESTGLTPTFPENPDWYYEDDDPCQSNPCEHGGECVIRGDTFRCNCPHPFSGNRCQTVQNKCKDNPCVRGECLVTQQPPYYRCACKYPYTGTDCSRVLPACRPNPCQNGGSCSRHRRRSRFSCACPDQYKGTFCEIGTDDCYVGDGYAYRGKVSRTVNQSPCLYWNSQLLLQENYNVFMEDAETHGIGDHNFCRNPDGDQKPWCFIKVNREKVKWEYCDVPACPTPDISDPEEGLLAPGSLSMGFDSCGKTETAERVVKRIYGGFKSTAGKHPWQASLQTSLPLTTTMPQGHFCGGALIHPCWVLTAAHCTDIKTKHLKVVLGDQDLKKTESHEQTFRVEKILKYSQYNERDEIPHNDIALLKLKPVNGHCALQSKYVKTICLPSDPFPSGTECHISGWGVTETGEGSRQLLDAKVKLIANTLCNSRRLYDQMIDDSMICAGNLQKPGQDTCQGDSGGPLTCEKNGTYYIYGIVSWGLECGKKPGVYTQVTRFLNWIKATIQKETGF, encoded by the exons TTCTTCCTGATGCCTTTCATTGATCCTCCAGACCCAG ACTGGACCCCCGACAATTATTACTACAGCTATGAGAGTGCCAATCCCGAGGAAAGCACCGGTCTTACGCCAACCTTCCCAGAGAACCCCGACTGGTACTATGAAGATGATG ATCCATGCCAGTCCAACCCCTGTGAGCATGGTGGGGAATGTGTCATCAGAGGAGACACTTTCCGTTGCAACTGCCCGCACCCCTTCTCAGGGAACAGATGCCAGACGG TGCAGAACAAGTGTAAGGATAACCCATGTGTTCGCGGTGAATGTCTCGTTACCCAGCAACCTCCCTACTACCGCTGTGCCTGCAAATACCCGTACACAGGGACAGACTGCTCCAGAG TGCTACCTGCATGCAGGCCGAATCCCTGTCAGAATGGTGGCAGCTGCTCTCGGCATAGACGGAGGTCCAGGTTTAGCTGTGCATGTCCTGATCAGTACAAGGGAACATTCTGTGAGATAG GTACGGATGACTGCTATGTTGGTGACGGCTATGCTTACCGAGGCAAAGTGAGTAGGACAGTGAACCAGAGCCCGTGCCTTTACTGGAACTCACAGCTCCTCCTGCAGGAGAATTACAATGTGTTTATGGAGGACGCTGAGACCCATGGGATTGGAGATCACAACTTCTGCAG aaACCCAGATGGAGACCAAAAGCCATGGTGTTTCATCAAAGTAAACAGGGAAAAGGTTAAATGGGAGTACTGTGATGTCCCAGCCTGCCCAACCCCAG ACATAAGCGACCCAGAGGAAGGCCTTCTGGCTCCTGGGAGCTTGAGCATGGGGTTTGACTCCTGCGGGAAGACTGAGACAGCTGAGCGTGTGGTCAAGCGCATCTACGGAGGCTTCAAAAGCACAGCGGGCAAGCATCCGTGGCAGGCCTCCTTGCAGACCTCGTTGCCATTGACCACCACTATGCCCCAAGGCCACTTCTGTGGGGGCGCGCTGATCCACCCCTGCTGGGTGCTCACAGCTGCCCACTGCACCGA CATAAAAACCAAGCATCTGAAAGTCGTGCTAGGGGACCAGGACCTGAAGAAAACAGAATCCCATGAGCAAACCTTCAGGGTGGAGAAAATATTGAAGTATAGCCAGTATAATGAAAGAGATGAAATTCCCCACAATGATATTG CTTTGCTCAAGTTGAAGCCAGTCAATGGTCACTGTGCTCTGCAATCCAAATACGTGAAGACCATTTGTTTGCCCAGCGACCCTTTTCCCTCTGGGACCGAGTGCCACATCTCTGGCTGGGGTGTGACAGAAACAG GGGAAGGGTCCCGACAGCTCCTGGATGCTAAAGTCAAGCTGATTGCCAACACTTTGTGCAATTCCCGCCGACTGTATGACCAAATGATCGATGACAGTATGATTTGTGCAGGAAACCTTCAGAAACCTGGGCAAGACACCTGCCAG GGTGACTCAGGAGGCCCCCTGACCTGTGAGAAAAATGGCACCTACTACATCTATGGTATCGTGAGCTGGGGCCTGGAATGTGGGAAGAAGCCAGGAGTATACACCCAAGTCACCCGATTCCTGAATTGGATCAAAGCCACCATCCAAAAGGAGACTGGTTTCTAA